The Anastrepha obliqua isolate idAnaObli1 chromosome 5, idAnaObli1_1.0, whole genome shotgun sequence DNA window TTGATGGAATAACTCAGTGTTAGTACTAGAACCTTTGAAAACTATCAAGGAAATTTTATACGCAAAAAAAAGAGTAATTTCAAGTTGTTTACAAACAGCACAAGGTTACCAGATTATAACAGCGATCACGACCGGTTTCAATCCAAACCGATTGACTCTTGCCCATTTATTTATTCCTTGATATTGCCAAAATAATCTTCCCCATATCTATACTGTTCTTCAAAATTGTTTCCCTTTTTACTGTAACTTAATAGTCAAActtcaatcaaatatttttcacattcgATTTCAATAGCTTTTCGTGAAAATTGTAgattttttaaactctttttgtAAGTTTTTCGCATGTTTCGTTTGCAAACCGCCTAAAAATGTTGCCAGCGTCATCAAATGTATCAGCTGTGAAAGAAGCGGATGAAAATGAGCCCAGCACTTCGTCATTTGCGGCCAAATGCCATTCTGCGCCACGGCAGGCATCGAGCATCACAGACCCCTTGGATATACAGAACTCTAACACCAGCTTGTACGATAACAGTGTGTTGACGCCACCCGATTTGACATctgatgaagaagaagagttttGTGTTTACAATCCAAATCAACCGTGTTACtgtatttgcaataaaatttcttatggCCGCATGATTGCTTGCAACAACAGGACGTGTCCATATGAATGGTTTCATTTTCCATGTGTTGGTATTAGACGACCGCCAAAGGGTAAATGGTATTGCCCACTTTGTACAGTCAAAATGCAGTGTGGCGGCAGGCGAAAGCGAAAATTTTCTTAGTACTTGGAATACTAGCCTTAAAAATGATCAGTGTATTCTGaagatttgaaaattaaaatatatattttaataaaaataaaatctggcTCTCTGTGATTCCATTTGAGACATGAATATTTAATAATGCAATTTGTGCTGCAATATAATATCGGCAGTAGTTCTCCAGCtcaaaatttagtaattttttccaGAAGTTTTGATATCTGTCATGGGTTTGAAGTCGAATGCCATTGGAGAGTATGGGTTGTCTTTGAAAGTTGTTAAATTTGCGCTACCTTTTATTCTAGACACTCTAACACATACTCGTATTATTAATTCTTGCTTCACAGCctcaattttttccaatagagtGAGCTGTTATTATTCCTGtagcccaaaaaaaaaaagcaatgctaTTAGTCCTAGTGATTTTAGGGTGATAAGCCTTTTGCCAATCTTTTAAAAGGCGTCCGAGTCGCTGATGGAAGACAAATACGGGTATCATCATTTGTTCCGGAAAATTATGTATTGTCTGTATTGCAGTCTGGGTTAAGATAAAAATACCTGATAACATAAGGATGCAGTTTGACAACTGTGGGCTATCTCTTCTTTGTCATCTGGATTTATCTAAGGCATTTGATTCGGTAAATCACGACGTTTGTTGCAAAACGCTTaagcattttttgaattttctgatagTTCAGTCAAACTTTTGGTCAGCTACCTTTCAGGAAGAACTCAAAAGGTAATGTGCAAGGCAGGCTTCTCCCCGGTTTGATTTGCTgggtgatttttaagagctataggaaagtttttcaaaaaacacacgtaaaattcagaaaaatgcatgaagtttttatttaaatccataGTAAagcccatataatttaatgtttgaagattatttcatgcaaatgttgaccgcaactgcgcttcaaatggtccatccgcttagtccaagtttggcatactttttccaatgtttaggccagtatctcacatataaatgctttaatgttgtcttccaatgcgttaattgaagcaggcttgtctgaatagactcGCCTGTAAcatatccccacaaaaaataatctaaaggcgttatatcgcacgatctgggtggccaattgacaggtcccgaacgtgaaataaaatgttcaccgaactcgcctctcaacaagtccattgttacgcgtgctgtgaggactttactactcaattgcctacttagtccaaagtagcacttgttggcaagagagattctacgttggatttcaaggctggttTGATTTGCTGGCTCCGGTGTGCCGCAAGGTTCTTGCCTTGGTccgtttttgtttcgtttttttggaaattatataTTCTGAATTGTATTTAACACTAGTAGTGACCAATCTGCAATTTCACAATGGGCCCAGTCTAAACGCGGCCAAGTCATCTGTATTGCTCATTAGAAGCAGTTTATTGCGTGTGAAAGACATTCctaaattatttgttaataaaaagatACAAAATTCAGGCTTTGTTGTTAATTCTGTGTTTAGCTGTTCTGACCATGTAAATGAAGATGTAGGCAATAATATACTGTTTCACGTAGATTAAGAATTTCAGCGTTGTTTTACGCCATTAGAGACTAGAAACtattattattcattatatACTCTATTTCAAGTGAATAGCGTTACACATCAAACACAGTCCCTACTGTGATTGTTATGTCCCTCATTACGTTAAATAATACATTGAAGGTCAAGGAGTTGGAAGTGAGAAATTCGTCATCGCCTGAAAATATCAAAACCTCCCAAACGATCCATGGTGGTGAGTGTAAAAAACGTTCAGAGCACTATATAATTCTGTTCCGATTAACAATAAACTTAATGTGaataggtatatataatatgtgtcTGGAAATTCACTGATTATATTAGCCAGCAATTGAGCTCCCATGAGCCCGGATAAAGATATCACCAAGTCGCTACACCTTTTGAGAAAATGTTCGACTAAATTTCACTAGTAAAGTCAGCTATGGCTtactttgtatttatgtatatcaacTAGCAGTAGTTCAGTAGAAATTTGCTGTTGGAGTAAACAAATGCTTTGAAACCAAtaaacaaggtggcacaaaataagTCATCCtaccggaagatttataatttttacaacccGGGTTTTACGTATTATTACGTTTAACATATTCGACACTTGTGAGCaacacagctgcagtatacaaacatataatgAATGAAGCGTGTAACGATCAAAATATGGATTTCATTTCACTcaaaatttctttgattttatttagtaaaattggattattaatttttgcgctACCTTATACTAGCGAATGCAAGATGaatcaaaacacttttttttttaattaaaattttttcaccaaaatttttaggaaatattttttttccagttTTGAAAATACTCCATGAAAACTCCGCAAATACTCCTTGATTTTTTTCATCTTATTTTGTTAATAGCtgata harbors:
- the LOC129248216 gene encoding inhibitor of growth protein 3-like; the encoded protein is MLPASSNVSAVKEADENEPSTSSFAAKCHSAPRQASSITDPLDIQNSNTSLYDNSVLTPPDLTSDEEEEFCVYNPNQPCYCICNKISYGRMIACNNRTCPYEWFHFPCVGIRRPPKGKWYCPLCTVKMQCGGRRKRKFS